The Haloprofundus salinisoli region CGGCCACGCCGTCGAGGTGAAAAACAGCGTGTTCATGGAGGGGGCGACGGTCGGCCACCTCTCCTACGTCGGCGACAGCGTCCTCGGCCGCGACGTGAACTTCGGTGCCGGAACCAAGGTGGCGAACCTCCGCCACGACGGCGAGGACGTGAAACTCACTGTCAAGGGCGAGCGCATCTCGACGGGTCGCCGGAAACTCGGTGTCATCTGCGGCGACGAGGCGAAAACGGGCATCAACACCAGTCTCAACTCGGGCGTCGTCCTCTCTGAGGGCGCGGCGACGAAACCCGGTGAGTCGGTCACGCGCGACCGGTAACGTCTCGAACAGTCTCCGATTCGGCACAGTCATCACATTCTAGAGAAAGCAAAGTTCATCCCGCTCGTTGCGGACGCCTCTTGTATGCCTATTCACTCGGCCGTCGTGCTCGCGGCGGGCGAAGGGCGGCGTCTCCGCCCCTTGACGAGAAACCGCCCGAAGCCGATGCTTCCGGCGGCGACTCGACCCATCGTCGAACACGTCTTCGACGCACTGTTGTCCGCAGGAGTCACCGACCTACACGTCGTCGTCGGCTACAAGCGCGAGCGGGTCCAGAACCACATCGGCCCCTCCTACGAGGGCGTCCCGGTCACCTACCACGTCCAGGAGAAACAACTGGGGAGCGGCCACGCGCTGCTGCAAGCGGCCGACGCCGTCGGCGACGAGTTCCTGGTCGTCAACGGCGACCAGGTCGTCGAACCGCAGTTAGTGCGGGCGGTCGTCGACATGCACGACTCCTACTCCGAGGACGAACGTGAGGACATCGCGGCGACGCTCTGCGTCGTCGAGAGCGAACGAGCGTCGAGATACGGGTCGGTGCGTCTCGACGGCGACCAGGTCGTCGAACTCGTCGAGCAGCCGAGAGAGGGGCGGTACCGCCTCGTCAACGCGGGCGTCTACGCGTTCACGTCGACGATATTCGAGTCGATCCGCGAGACGCCGGCCGTCGACGGGACGACGGCGCTTCCGGACACCATCGCCCGACTGGTCGACGGCGACGCGTCGGTTCGCGGCGTCCTCTCGGAAGGGTACTGGACCGACGCGACGTATCCGTGGGACCTGCTGGCGGCGACGCGCCGGTTGCTGGCCGACGGCACGAACGTGTTCCGCTCGTCCGCCGACTACGAGGCGAAAACGGATGCCGGCGTCCGGTGTCACAGCGACGGCGTCTGGGTCGCCTCCGGCGCGCGCGTCCACGAGAACGCGACGCTCCAAGCGCCGGTCGTCGTCGCCGCCGACTCCGAAATCGGCCCGGGTGCAGTCGTCGGCCCGAACGTCGCC contains the following coding sequences:
- a CDS encoding sugar phosphate nucleotidyltransferase, which encodes MPIHSAVVLAAGEGRRLRPLTRNRPKPMLPAATRPIVEHVFDALLSAGVTDLHVVVGYKRERVQNHIGPSYEGVPVTYHVQEKQLGSGHALLQAADAVGDEFLVVNGDQVVEPQLVRAVVDMHDSYSEDEREDIAATLCVVESERASRYGSVRLDGDQVVELVEQPREGRYRLVNAGVYAFTSTIFESIRETPAVDGTTALPDTIARLVDGDASVRGVLSEGYWTDATYPWDLLAATRRLLADGTNVFRSSADYEAKTDAGVRCHSDGVWVASGARVHENATLQAPVVVAADSEIGPGAVVGPNVAVGQNTTVESNAVVVDSIIDEDTRVGPNSTVVDCVTGQAVWLGPACVVTGGPGDVRVDTRIHEGKRLGAVVADRVHAEGDVSLAPGTLVGSNAMLRTGTTVSGVVEPGSEVVR